Proteins encoded within one genomic window of Lactococcus garvieae:
- a CDS encoding CDP-glycerol glycerophosphotransferase family protein: MTKTTVKTIKVSKTNIKIKIKASENILNATLHVHSRKDNKFSFSVSPHHTSSKMCTFIFSLRDISPFNLYYDFYLEYQNEKGEQQTERIRNSTRKQRLAINLLHLKYQALVYDYKKYLITAYFAVGGYLALQIREADEYDHIRYRLKEAVALFLIPFTYWYYKDAKLIYEKFSNYARDNSFYYFSYVQNKRRSKIFYIIKKNSPDIEKLSQYKKNTVYFMSIKHILLIIVSKYFIASESKGHAYAWRHNQSIARFFLNKKPFVFLQHGVLGLKKIDRTFFANNKLNHADLFITSSNVEKSIVLDCLGYEEEQIVLTGLARWDNKIVPTKERKIFLMPTWRTHLELLSHESFLESDFYREYHKLIHSKSLEKILREYDYSLYFMMHPKFIQFERYFTSDSECIKVLYQNEHPLDKELRTSELVITDYSSIMWDALYYDIPTLLFQFDQQEYLNLQGSYLDIEKDLSKIVVHNGEDLLQKIEEYIVEKKAPNISNYRNKYFAYFDSENSKRIDEAVKNWEGKYQFVSPLKKFLKWKTKR, from the coding sequence ATGACGAAGACAACAGTTAAGACTATCAAAGTTTCTAAAACAAATATTAAAATTAAGATTAAAGCATCTGAAAATATTTTAAATGCTACATTACATGTTCACTCACGAAAAGATAATAAGTTTTCCTTTAGTGTATCTCCTCATCATACAAGTTCTAAAATGTGTACTTTTATTTTCTCATTGCGTGACATCTCCCCTTTTAATCTATACTATGACTTTTACCTAGAATATCAGAACGAGAAGGGCGAGCAGCAAACTGAGAGAATCCGTAATAGTACAAGAAAACAGCGACTGGCAATTAATTTACTCCATTTGAAATATCAAGCGTTAGTATATGATTATAAAAAATATTTGATTACAGCTTATTTTGCTGTTGGAGGGTATTTAGCTTTACAGATTCGGGAAGCAGATGAGTATGATCATATCCGTTATAGGTTGAAAGAAGCAGTGGCTCTGTTTCTTATTCCTTTTACTTATTGGTATTACAAAGATGCCAAGCTTATATATGAAAAATTTTCCAATTATGCGCGTGATAATTCTTTTTATTATTTTTCCTATGTACAAAATAAAAGGAGAAGTAAAATTTTCTATATTATCAAAAAAAATTCTCCAGATATAGAAAAACTTTCCCAATATAAAAAAAATACAGTTTATTTTATGAGCATTAAGCATATTCTTTTGATTATTGTTTCAAAATATTTTATTGCTTCAGAGTCTAAAGGACACGCATACGCATGGAGACACAATCAAAGCATTGCTCGATTTTTTCTCAATAAAAAACCGTTTGTTTTCTTACAACATGGGGTGCTGGGTTTGAAAAAAATAGATCGAACTTTTTTCGCCAATAATAAATTGAATCATGCTGATTTATTTATTACCAGCTCAAATGTGGAGAAAAGTATCGTCTTAGATTGTTTAGGATATGAGGAAGAACAGATTGTTCTCACAGGATTAGCACGTTGGGATAATAAGATAGTCCCAACGAAAGAAAGAAAAATATTTCTTATGCCAACGTGGCGTACACACTTAGAATTATTATCGCATGAATCTTTTTTGGAAAGTGACTTTTATAGAGAGTACCATAAGTTAATACACTCTAAATCTTTAGAAAAAATTTTACGTGAGTATGATTATTCCTTATATTTTATGATGCATCCTAAATTTATCCAATTTGAAAGATATTTTACATCAGATAGTGAGTGTATAAAAGTACTGTATCAAAATGAGCATCCGCTTGATAAGGAATTACGAACAAGTGAACTGGTTATCACTGATTATAGCAGTATCATGTGGGATGCCCTTTATTATGATATTCCTACACTTCTTTTTCAATTTGACCAACAGGAATATTTAAATCTGCAAGGCAGCTATCTTGATATAGAAAAAGACTTATCAAAAATAGTAGTACATAATGGGGAAGATTTACTCCAAAAAATAGAAGAATATATTGTTGAAAAAAAAGCTCCGAATATTTCGAACTATCGAAACAAATATTTTGCTTATTTTGACTCTGAAAATTCAAAAAGAATTGATGAAGCAGTTAAAAACTGGGAGGGGAAATATCAATTTGTATCTCCTTTAAAAAAATTTTTAAAATGGAAAACTAAACGATAG
- the wecB gene encoding non-hydrolyzing UDP-N-acetylglucosamine 2-epimerase, producing the protein MKKIMLVFGTRPEAIKMCPLVNELKSRSNLEVKVCVTGQHREMLDQVLHVFNIKPDYDLEIMKDNQTLFDVTSAILMKIKPILEKEEPDVLLVHGDTTSTFAASLACFYLQIPVGHVEAGLRTYDIYSPFPEEFNRQAVGLTAKFHFAPTEISRQNLVKEGKNISDIYVTGNTAIDALATTVTEDYKHEQLEWVGNSRLIMITAHRRENLGKPMEQMFRAIRRIVEEHDDVKVIYPIHLNPKVRETAKNILGDNERIRLIEPLEVIDFHNFLARSYMILTDSGGIQEEAPSLGKPVLVMRDTTERPEGIKAGTLKLVGTEEETIYKEFKTLLEDEKEYERMSQASNPYGNGTASKNITDILIEKL; encoded by the coding sequence ATGAAAAAAATAATGCTCGTATTTGGTACAAGACCAGAAGCAATTAAAATGTGTCCTTTAGTAAATGAACTGAAAAGCCGCTCGAATTTAGAGGTAAAAGTTTGTGTAACAGGGCAGCATAGAGAAATGTTAGACCAAGTTTTACATGTTTTCAATATAAAACCAGATTATGATTTGGAAATTATGAAAGATAATCAGACATTATTTGATGTGACTTCAGCTATTTTAATGAAAATAAAACCCATCCTGGAAAAGGAAGAACCTGATGTTTTATTGGTTCACGGTGATACAACAAGTACATTTGCAGCATCATTAGCGTGCTTCTATCTTCAAATTCCTGTTGGTCATGTGGAAGCGGGATTACGTACTTACGATATTTATTCTCCATTCCCAGAAGAATTTAATCGTCAAGCTGTAGGCTTAACGGCAAAATTTCACTTTGCACCCACTGAAATTTCGCGTCAAAATTTAGTAAAAGAAGGAAAAAATATTTCCGATATTTATGTGACTGGAAATACTGCTATTGATGCGTTAGCTACAACAGTAACTGAAGACTACAAACACGAACAATTGGAATGGGTAGGAAATAGTCGTCTTATAATGATTACTGCCCACCGTAGAGAGAATTTGGGTAAACCAATGGAGCAAATGTTCCGAGCTATTCGTAGAATAGTTGAGGAACACGATGACGTCAAGGTGATTTATCCCATTCACCTTAACCCAAAAGTTAGAGAAACTGCTAAAAATATTTTAGGGGATAATGAGCGAATTCGCTTAATTGAACCCTTAGAGGTTATTGATTTTCATAACTTTCTTGCGCGAAGCTACATGATTTTGACAGATAGTGGTGGCATTCAAGAAGAAGCTCCATCATTAGGTAAACCAGTTTTAGTAATGCGAGATACTACAGAACGGCCAGAAGGTATTAAAGCAGGAACACTGAAACTCGTAGGAACTGAAGAAGAAACGATTTATAAAGAGTTTAAAACTTTGTTAGAAGATGAAAAAGAATACGAGAGAATGAGCCAGGCGAGTAATCCTTATGGCAATGGGACTGCTTCAAAAAATATTACAGATATTTTGATCGAAAAATTATAA